The proteins below are encoded in one region of Drosophila santomea strain STO CAGO 1482 chromosome 3R, Prin_Dsan_1.1, whole genome shotgun sequence:
- the LOC120451850 gene encoding bestrophin-2 isoform X4: protein MTITYTGEVATCRGFGCFLKLLLRWRGSIYKLVWLDLLAFLTIYYAINMVYRFGLNPGQKETFEAIVQYCDSYRELIPLSFVLGFYVSIVMTRWWNQYTSIPWPDPIAVFVSSNVHGQDERGRMMRRTIMRYVCLCLTMVLANVSPRVKKRFPGLNNLVEAGLLNDNEKAIIETMNKAFPRPSKHWLPIVWAASIITRARKEGRIRDDFAVKTIIDELNKFRGQCGLLISYDTISVPLVYTQVVTLAVYSYFLTCCMGQQWTDGKVVGNTTYLNKVDLYFPVFTTLQFFFYMGWLKVAESLINPFGEDDDDFEVNWMVDRNLQVSYLIVDEMHHDHPELLKDQYWDEVFPNELPYTIAAERFRENHPEPSTAKIEVPKNAAMPSTMSSVRIDEMADDASGIHFSAGNGKMRLDSSPSLVSVSGTLSRVNTVASALKRFLSRDDSRPGSATPSQDQPYKFPASASSASLSGAVVGSATSAGKPAGSLRITQQVIEEVDEQATITSMRANEPRPNVMDIFAQTSSGAGTSGPLQPPPAHSEPVDIPSRPPSYNRAQSQYEPTLYPPGGVDALLSTSAPAGGSPLLLSNAATAPSSPVGESSKSLYDPQKAASRETVENMDLRSSTDLLGHPAAQPEDEGDDFDKLKAEREKEKLMRQQKNLARTISTAPGMEATAVPLVPMVPVNVAVQQAQLQPVASSADLLAGGDQFSNSTMKSEDAINGS from the exons ATGACAATTACGTACACAGGTGAAGTGGCCACTTGTCGCGGCTTTGGCTGTTTTCTCAAATTGCTGCTCAG ATGGCGAGGAAGCATTTACAAACTGGTTTGGCTAGATCTTCTGGCCTTCTTGACCATCTACTATGCGATCAATATGGTGTATCGCTTTGGCCTCAACCCTGGACAAAAAGA aaccTTTGAGGCCATTGTTCAGTACTGTGATAGCTACAGAGAACTCATCCCCCTGTCCTTCGTCCTGGGTTTCTATGTATCGATTGTGATGACCCGTTGGTGGAACCAGTACACCTCCATACCCTGGCCAGATCCCATTGCCGTCTTTGTCAGCTCGAATGTCCACGGCCAGGATGAGCGAGGACGCATGATGAGGCGAACCATTATGCGATATGTGTGCCTTTGCTTGACTATGGTCCTGGCGAATGTTTCGCCGAGGGTGAAGAAGCGTTTTCCCGGCCTCAATAATCTGGTGGAAGCGGGTCTGCTCAATGACAATGAAAAGGCCATCATCGAGACCATGAACAAGGCCTTTCCCAGACCATCGAAGCACTGGCTGCCCATCGTTTGGGCTGCCAGTATCATAACTAGGGCCAGAAAGGAAGGTCGCATTCGTGATGATTTTGCGGTGAAGACCATCATCGATGAGCTCAACAAGTTTCGTGGTCAGTGTGGACTGCTTATCAGCTACGATACCATTAGTGTGCCCCTGGTGTATACTCAAGTGGTGACCCTGGCGGTATATTCGTACTTCCTTACCTGCTGCATGGGTCAGCAATGGACAGATGGCAAGGTGGTGGGCAATACCACATACCTGAACAAGGTGGATCTATACTTTCCAGTATTCACAACTCTGCAGTTCTTCTTCTACATGGGATGGCTCAAGGTGGCCGAGTCGCTGATCAATCCATTTGGCGAGGACGATGATGATTTCGAG GTCAACTGGATGGTAGATCGCAATCTGCAGGTGTCGTATCTGATCGTCGACGAGATGCACCACGACCATCCGGAGCTGCTGAAGGATCAGTACTGGGACGAGGTCTTCCCCAACGAGCTGCCCTACACAATAGCTGCCGAGAGATTCCGGGAGAATCATCCAGAGCCCTCCACTGCCAAGATCGAGGTGCCCAAGAATGCGGCCATGCCATCGACAATGTCGTCCGTTCGCATCGATGAAATG GCTGATGATGCCAGTGGCATACACTTCTCAGCtggaaatggcaaaatgcGCCTGGACTCCTCGCCTTCGCTGGTCAGCGTTTCGGGCACTCTATCCCGGGTGAACACGGTGGCCTCGGCCCTCAAGCGTTTCCTGAGCCGCGACGATAGCAGACCGGGATCGGCCACGCCCAGTCAGGATCAGCCCTACAAGTTCCCGGCCAGCGCCAGTTCGGCGAGTCTATCGGGCGCAGTTGTAGGATCGGCGACTTCGGCCGGAAAACCAGCTGGTAGTCTTAGGATTACGCAGCAGGTGATCGAGGAGGTGGACGAACAGGCCACCATAACATCCATGCGAGCCAATGAACCGCGTCCCAATGTCATGGACATATTCGCACAAACGTCGTCGGGAGCTGGCACCTCTGGACCGCTGCAGCCACCACCGGCCCACTCGGAACCGGTGGACATCCCATCACGTCCGCCCTCATACAATCGTGCCCAGTCCCAGTACGAACCCACTCTATATCCACCTGGCGGAGTGGATGCCCTGCTCAGTACTTCGGCTCCTGCGGGCGGCAGTCCTCTGCTCCTGTCCAATGCAGCCACTGCACCCAGTTCCCCAGTGGGCGAAAGCTCCAAGTCCCTATACGATCCTCAAAAGGCCGCCAGCCGCGAGACAG TGGAGAACATGGACCTGAGGTCCTCCACGGATCTGCTGGGCCATCCGGCTGCGCAGCCCGAGGACGAGGGCGATGACTTCGACAAGCTGAAGGCGGAACGCGAGAAGGAGAAACTGATGCGCCAGCAGAAGAATCTGGCCAGAACCATTAGCACCGCTCCGGGAATGGAGGCCACGGCTGTGCCGTTGGTGCCAATGGTCCCAGTGAACGTGGCAGTGCAACAGGCGCAGCTGCAACCAGTTGCATCCAGTGCCGATCTTCTGGCCGGCGGAGATCAATTCTCCAATTCGACGATGAAGTCGGAGGACGCCATCAACGGCAGTTAA
- the LOC120451850 gene encoding uncharacterized protein LOC120451850 isoform X1 yields the protein MTITYTGEVATCRGFGCFLKLLLRWRGSIYKLVWLDLLAFLTIYYAINMVYRFGLNPGQKETFEAIVQYCDSYRELIPLSFVLGFYVSIVMTRWWNQYTSIPWPDPIAVFVSSNVHGQDERGRMMRRTIMRYVCLCLTMVLANVSPRVKKRFPGLNNLVEAGLLNDNEKAIIETMNKAFPRPSKHWLPIVWAASIITRARKEGRIRDDFAVKTIIDELNKFRGQCGLLISYDTISVPLVYTQVVTLAVYSYFLTCCMGQQWTDGKVVGNTTYLNKVDLYFPVFTTLQFFFYMGWLKVAESLINPFGEDDDDFEVNWMVDRNLQVSYLIVDEMHHDHPELLKDQYWDEVFPNELPYTIAAERFRENHPEPSTAKIEVPKNAAMPSTMSSVRIDEMVGNANGDPAAAADAKIPIPVTGQAQVPGADSGVQTVTYDFPKGSPDEEADDASGIHFSAGNGKMRLDSSPSLVSVSGTLSRVNTVASALKRFLSRDDSRPGSATPSQDQPYKFPASASSASLSGAVVGSATSAGKPAGSLRITQQVIEEVDEQATITSMRANEPRPNVMDIFAQTSSGAGTSGPLQPPPAHSEPVDIPSRPPSYNRAQSQYEPTLYPPGGVDALLSTSAPAGGSPLLLSNAATAPSSPVGESSKSLYDPQKAASRETERPDAPQVFRWFVTPVENMDLRSSTDLLGHPAAQPEDEGDDFDKLKAEREKEKLMRQQKNLARTISTAPGMEATAVPLVPMVPVNVAVQQAQLQPVASSADLLAGGDQFSNSTMKSEDAINGS from the exons ATGACAATTACGTACACAGGTGAAGTGGCCACTTGTCGCGGCTTTGGCTGTTTTCTCAAATTGCTGCTCAG ATGGCGAGGAAGCATTTACAAACTGGTTTGGCTAGATCTTCTGGCCTTCTTGACCATCTACTATGCGATCAATATGGTGTATCGCTTTGGCCTCAACCCTGGACAAAAAGA aaccTTTGAGGCCATTGTTCAGTACTGTGATAGCTACAGAGAACTCATCCCCCTGTCCTTCGTCCTGGGTTTCTATGTATCGATTGTGATGACCCGTTGGTGGAACCAGTACACCTCCATACCCTGGCCAGATCCCATTGCCGTCTTTGTCAGCTCGAATGTCCACGGCCAGGATGAGCGAGGACGCATGATGAGGCGAACCATTATGCGATATGTGTGCCTTTGCTTGACTATGGTCCTGGCGAATGTTTCGCCGAGGGTGAAGAAGCGTTTTCCCGGCCTCAATAATCTGGTGGAAGCGGGTCTGCTCAATGACAATGAAAAGGCCATCATCGAGACCATGAACAAGGCCTTTCCCAGACCATCGAAGCACTGGCTGCCCATCGTTTGGGCTGCCAGTATCATAACTAGGGCCAGAAAGGAAGGTCGCATTCGTGATGATTTTGCGGTGAAGACCATCATCGATGAGCTCAACAAGTTTCGTGGTCAGTGTGGACTGCTTATCAGCTACGATACCATTAGTGTGCCCCTGGTGTATACTCAAGTGGTGACCCTGGCGGTATATTCGTACTTCCTTACCTGCTGCATGGGTCAGCAATGGACAGATGGCAAGGTGGTGGGCAATACCACATACCTGAACAAGGTGGATCTATACTTTCCAGTATTCACAACTCTGCAGTTCTTCTTCTACATGGGATGGCTCAAGGTGGCCGAGTCGCTGATCAATCCATTTGGCGAGGACGATGATGATTTCGAG GTCAACTGGATGGTAGATCGCAATCTGCAGGTGTCGTATCTGATCGTCGACGAGATGCACCACGACCATCCGGAGCTGCTGAAGGATCAGTACTGGGACGAGGTCTTCCCCAACGAGCTGCCCTACACAATAGCTGCCGAGAGATTCCGGGAGAATCATCCAGAGCCCTCCACTGCCAAGATCGAGGTGCCCAAGAATGCGGCCATGCCATCGACAATGTCGTCCGTTCGCATCGATGAAATGGTTGGTAATGCTAATGGTGATCCCGCCGCCGCTGCGGACGCGAAAATCCCGATCCCGGTTACGGGTCAAGCTCAAGTTCCGGGTGCGGACTCCGGCGTCCAAACCGTTACTTATGATTTTCCCAAGGGCTCGCCAGATGAGGAG GCTGATGATGCCAGTGGCATACACTTCTCAGCtggaaatggcaaaatgcGCCTGGACTCCTCGCCTTCGCTGGTCAGCGTTTCGGGCACTCTATCCCGGGTGAACACGGTGGCCTCGGCCCTCAAGCGTTTCCTGAGCCGCGACGATAGCAGACCGGGATCGGCCACGCCCAGTCAGGATCAGCCCTACAAGTTCCCGGCCAGCGCCAGTTCGGCGAGTCTATCGGGCGCAGTTGTAGGATCGGCGACTTCGGCCGGAAAACCAGCTGGTAGTCTTAGGATTACGCAGCAGGTGATCGAGGAGGTGGACGAACAGGCCACCATAACATCCATGCGAGCCAATGAACCGCGTCCCAATGTCATGGACATATTCGCACAAACGTCGTCGGGAGCTGGCACCTCTGGACCGCTGCAGCCACCACCGGCCCACTCGGAACCGGTGGACATCCCATCACGTCCGCCCTCATACAATCGTGCCCAGTCCCAGTACGAACCCACTCTATATCCACCTGGCGGAGTGGATGCCCTGCTCAGTACTTCGGCTCCTGCGGGCGGCAGTCCTCTGCTCCTGTCCAATGCAGCCACTGCACCCAGTTCCCCAGTGGGCGAAAGCTCCAAGTCCCTATACGATCCTCAAAAGGCCGCCAGCCGCGAGACAG AGAGGCCCGATGCACCGCAGGTTTTCAGGTGGTTCGTCACGCCCG TGGAGAACATGGACCTGAGGTCCTCCACGGATCTGCTGGGCCATCCGGCTGCGCAGCCCGAGGACGAGGGCGATGACTTCGACAAGCTGAAGGCGGAACGCGAGAAGGAGAAACTGATGCGCCAGCAGAAGAATCTGGCCAGAACCATTAGCACCGCTCCGGGAATGGAGGCCACGGCTGTGCCGTTGGTGCCAATGGTCCCAGTGAACGTGGCAGTGCAACAGGCGCAGCTGCAACCAGTTGCATCCAGTGCCGATCTTCTGGCCGGCGGAGATCAATTCTCCAATTCGACGATGAAGTCGGAGGACGCCATCAACGGCAGTTAA
- the LOC120451850 gene encoding bestrophin-2 isoform X3, translating into MTITYTGEVATCRGFGCFLKLLLRWRGSIYKLVWLDLLAFLTIYYAINMVYRFGLNPGQKETFEAIVQYCDSYRELIPLSFVLGFYVSIVMTRWWNQYTSIPWPDPIAVFVSSNVHGQDERGRMMRRTIMRYVCLCLTMVLANVSPRVKKRFPGLNNLVEAGLLNDNEKAIIETMNKAFPRPSKHWLPIVWAASIITRARKEGRIRDDFAVKTIIDELNKFRGQCGLLISYDTISVPLVYTQVVTLAVYSYFLTCCMGQQWTDGKVVGNTTYLNKVDLYFPVFTTLQFFFYMGWLKVAESLINPFGEDDDDFEVNWMVDRNLQVSYLIVDEMHHDHPELLKDQYWDEVFPNELPYTIAAERFRENHPEPSTAKIEVPKNAAMPSTMSSVRIDEMADDASGIHFSAGNGKMRLDSSPSLVSVSGTLSRVNTVASALKRFLSRDDSRPGSATPSQDQPYKFPASASSASLSGAVVGSATSAGKPAGSLRITQQVIEEVDEQATITSMRANEPRPNVMDIFAQTSSGAGTSGPLQPPPAHSEPVDIPSRPPSYNRAQSQYEPTLYPPGGVDALLSTSAPAGGSPLLLSNAATAPSSPVGESSKSLYDPQKAASRETERPDAPQVFRWFVTPVENMDLRSSTDLLGHPAAQPEDEGDDFDKLKAEREKEKLMRQQKNLARTISTAPGMEATAVPLVPMVPVNVAVQQAQLQPVASSADLLAGGDQFSNSTMKSEDAINGS; encoded by the exons ATGACAATTACGTACACAGGTGAAGTGGCCACTTGTCGCGGCTTTGGCTGTTTTCTCAAATTGCTGCTCAG ATGGCGAGGAAGCATTTACAAACTGGTTTGGCTAGATCTTCTGGCCTTCTTGACCATCTACTATGCGATCAATATGGTGTATCGCTTTGGCCTCAACCCTGGACAAAAAGA aaccTTTGAGGCCATTGTTCAGTACTGTGATAGCTACAGAGAACTCATCCCCCTGTCCTTCGTCCTGGGTTTCTATGTATCGATTGTGATGACCCGTTGGTGGAACCAGTACACCTCCATACCCTGGCCAGATCCCATTGCCGTCTTTGTCAGCTCGAATGTCCACGGCCAGGATGAGCGAGGACGCATGATGAGGCGAACCATTATGCGATATGTGTGCCTTTGCTTGACTATGGTCCTGGCGAATGTTTCGCCGAGGGTGAAGAAGCGTTTTCCCGGCCTCAATAATCTGGTGGAAGCGGGTCTGCTCAATGACAATGAAAAGGCCATCATCGAGACCATGAACAAGGCCTTTCCCAGACCATCGAAGCACTGGCTGCCCATCGTTTGGGCTGCCAGTATCATAACTAGGGCCAGAAAGGAAGGTCGCATTCGTGATGATTTTGCGGTGAAGACCATCATCGATGAGCTCAACAAGTTTCGTGGTCAGTGTGGACTGCTTATCAGCTACGATACCATTAGTGTGCCCCTGGTGTATACTCAAGTGGTGACCCTGGCGGTATATTCGTACTTCCTTACCTGCTGCATGGGTCAGCAATGGACAGATGGCAAGGTGGTGGGCAATACCACATACCTGAACAAGGTGGATCTATACTTTCCAGTATTCACAACTCTGCAGTTCTTCTTCTACATGGGATGGCTCAAGGTGGCCGAGTCGCTGATCAATCCATTTGGCGAGGACGATGATGATTTCGAG GTCAACTGGATGGTAGATCGCAATCTGCAGGTGTCGTATCTGATCGTCGACGAGATGCACCACGACCATCCGGAGCTGCTGAAGGATCAGTACTGGGACGAGGTCTTCCCCAACGAGCTGCCCTACACAATAGCTGCCGAGAGATTCCGGGAGAATCATCCAGAGCCCTCCACTGCCAAGATCGAGGTGCCCAAGAATGCGGCCATGCCATCGACAATGTCGTCCGTTCGCATCGATGAAATG GCTGATGATGCCAGTGGCATACACTTCTCAGCtggaaatggcaaaatgcGCCTGGACTCCTCGCCTTCGCTGGTCAGCGTTTCGGGCACTCTATCCCGGGTGAACACGGTGGCCTCGGCCCTCAAGCGTTTCCTGAGCCGCGACGATAGCAGACCGGGATCGGCCACGCCCAGTCAGGATCAGCCCTACAAGTTCCCGGCCAGCGCCAGTTCGGCGAGTCTATCGGGCGCAGTTGTAGGATCGGCGACTTCGGCCGGAAAACCAGCTGGTAGTCTTAGGATTACGCAGCAGGTGATCGAGGAGGTGGACGAACAGGCCACCATAACATCCATGCGAGCCAATGAACCGCGTCCCAATGTCATGGACATATTCGCACAAACGTCGTCGGGAGCTGGCACCTCTGGACCGCTGCAGCCACCACCGGCCCACTCGGAACCGGTGGACATCCCATCACGTCCGCCCTCATACAATCGTGCCCAGTCCCAGTACGAACCCACTCTATATCCACCTGGCGGAGTGGATGCCCTGCTCAGTACTTCGGCTCCTGCGGGCGGCAGTCCTCTGCTCCTGTCCAATGCAGCCACTGCACCCAGTTCCCCAGTGGGCGAAAGCTCCAAGTCCCTATACGATCCTCAAAAGGCCGCCAGCCGCGAGACAG AGAGGCCCGATGCACCGCAGGTTTTCAGGTGGTTCGTCACGCCCG TGGAGAACATGGACCTGAGGTCCTCCACGGATCTGCTGGGCCATCCGGCTGCGCAGCCCGAGGACGAGGGCGATGACTTCGACAAGCTGAAGGCGGAACGCGAGAAGGAGAAACTGATGCGCCAGCAGAAGAATCTGGCCAGAACCATTAGCACCGCTCCGGGAATGGAGGCCACGGCTGTGCCGTTGGTGCCAATGGTCCCAGTGAACGTGGCAGTGCAACAGGCGCAGCTGCAACCAGTTGCATCCAGTGCCGATCTTCTGGCCGGCGGAGATCAATTCTCCAATTCGACGATGAAGTCGGAGGACGCCATCAACGGCAGTTAA
- the LOC120451850 gene encoding bestrophin-2 isoform X2 yields MTITYTGEVATCRGFGCFLKLLLRWRGSIYKLVWLDLLAFLTIYYAINMVYRFGLNPGQKETFEAIVQYCDSYRELIPLSFVLGFYVSIVMTRWWNQYTSIPWPDPIAVFVSSNVHGQDERGRMMRRTIMRYVCLCLTMVLANVSPRVKKRFPGLNNLVEAGLLNDNEKAIIETMNKAFPRPSKHWLPIVWAASIITRARKEGRIRDDFAVKTIIDELNKFRGQCGLLISYDTISVPLVYTQVVTLAVYSYFLTCCMGQQWTDGKVVGNTTYLNKVDLYFPVFTTLQFFFYMGWLKVAESLINPFGEDDDDFEVNWMVDRNLQVSYLIVDEMHHDHPELLKDQYWDEVFPNELPYTIAAERFRENHPEPSTAKIEVPKNAAMPSTMSSVRIDEMVGNANGDPAAAADAKIPIPVTGQAQVPGADSGVQTVTYDFPKGSPDEEADDASGIHFSAGNGKMRLDSSPSLVSVSGTLSRVNTVASALKRFLSRDDSRPGSATPSQDQPYKFPASASSASLSGAVVGSATSAGKPAGSLRITQQVIEEVDEQATITSMRANEPRPNVMDIFAQTSSGAGTSGPLQPPPAHSEPVDIPSRPPSYNRAQSQYEPTLYPPGGVDALLSTSAPAGGSPLLLSNAATAPSSPVGESSKSLYDPQKAASRETVENMDLRSSTDLLGHPAAQPEDEGDDFDKLKAEREKEKLMRQQKNLARTISTAPGMEATAVPLVPMVPVNVAVQQAQLQPVASSADLLAGGDQFSNSTMKSEDAINGS; encoded by the exons ATGACAATTACGTACACAGGTGAAGTGGCCACTTGTCGCGGCTTTGGCTGTTTTCTCAAATTGCTGCTCAG ATGGCGAGGAAGCATTTACAAACTGGTTTGGCTAGATCTTCTGGCCTTCTTGACCATCTACTATGCGATCAATATGGTGTATCGCTTTGGCCTCAACCCTGGACAAAAAGA aaccTTTGAGGCCATTGTTCAGTACTGTGATAGCTACAGAGAACTCATCCCCCTGTCCTTCGTCCTGGGTTTCTATGTATCGATTGTGATGACCCGTTGGTGGAACCAGTACACCTCCATACCCTGGCCAGATCCCATTGCCGTCTTTGTCAGCTCGAATGTCCACGGCCAGGATGAGCGAGGACGCATGATGAGGCGAACCATTATGCGATATGTGTGCCTTTGCTTGACTATGGTCCTGGCGAATGTTTCGCCGAGGGTGAAGAAGCGTTTTCCCGGCCTCAATAATCTGGTGGAAGCGGGTCTGCTCAATGACAATGAAAAGGCCATCATCGAGACCATGAACAAGGCCTTTCCCAGACCATCGAAGCACTGGCTGCCCATCGTTTGGGCTGCCAGTATCATAACTAGGGCCAGAAAGGAAGGTCGCATTCGTGATGATTTTGCGGTGAAGACCATCATCGATGAGCTCAACAAGTTTCGTGGTCAGTGTGGACTGCTTATCAGCTACGATACCATTAGTGTGCCCCTGGTGTATACTCAAGTGGTGACCCTGGCGGTATATTCGTACTTCCTTACCTGCTGCATGGGTCAGCAATGGACAGATGGCAAGGTGGTGGGCAATACCACATACCTGAACAAGGTGGATCTATACTTTCCAGTATTCACAACTCTGCAGTTCTTCTTCTACATGGGATGGCTCAAGGTGGCCGAGTCGCTGATCAATCCATTTGGCGAGGACGATGATGATTTCGAG GTCAACTGGATGGTAGATCGCAATCTGCAGGTGTCGTATCTGATCGTCGACGAGATGCACCACGACCATCCGGAGCTGCTGAAGGATCAGTACTGGGACGAGGTCTTCCCCAACGAGCTGCCCTACACAATAGCTGCCGAGAGATTCCGGGAGAATCATCCAGAGCCCTCCACTGCCAAGATCGAGGTGCCCAAGAATGCGGCCATGCCATCGACAATGTCGTCCGTTCGCATCGATGAAATGGTTGGTAATGCTAATGGTGATCCCGCCGCCGCTGCGGACGCGAAAATCCCGATCCCGGTTACGGGTCAAGCTCAAGTTCCGGGTGCGGACTCCGGCGTCCAAACCGTTACTTATGATTTTCCCAAGGGCTCGCCAGATGAGGAG GCTGATGATGCCAGTGGCATACACTTCTCAGCtggaaatggcaaaatgcGCCTGGACTCCTCGCCTTCGCTGGTCAGCGTTTCGGGCACTCTATCCCGGGTGAACACGGTGGCCTCGGCCCTCAAGCGTTTCCTGAGCCGCGACGATAGCAGACCGGGATCGGCCACGCCCAGTCAGGATCAGCCCTACAAGTTCCCGGCCAGCGCCAGTTCGGCGAGTCTATCGGGCGCAGTTGTAGGATCGGCGACTTCGGCCGGAAAACCAGCTGGTAGTCTTAGGATTACGCAGCAGGTGATCGAGGAGGTGGACGAACAGGCCACCATAACATCCATGCGAGCCAATGAACCGCGTCCCAATGTCATGGACATATTCGCACAAACGTCGTCGGGAGCTGGCACCTCTGGACCGCTGCAGCCACCACCGGCCCACTCGGAACCGGTGGACATCCCATCACGTCCGCCCTCATACAATCGTGCCCAGTCCCAGTACGAACCCACTCTATATCCACCTGGCGGAGTGGATGCCCTGCTCAGTACTTCGGCTCCTGCGGGCGGCAGTCCTCTGCTCCTGTCCAATGCAGCCACTGCACCCAGTTCCCCAGTGGGCGAAAGCTCCAAGTCCCTATACGATCCTCAAAAGGCCGCCAGCCGCGAGACAG TGGAGAACATGGACCTGAGGTCCTCCACGGATCTGCTGGGCCATCCGGCTGCGCAGCCCGAGGACGAGGGCGATGACTTCGACAAGCTGAAGGCGGAACGCGAGAAGGAGAAACTGATGCGCCAGCAGAAGAATCTGGCCAGAACCATTAGCACCGCTCCGGGAATGGAGGCCACGGCTGTGCCGTTGGTGCCAATGGTCCCAGTGAACGTGGCAGTGCAACAGGCGCAGCTGCAACCAGTTGCATCCAGTGCCGATCTTCTGGCCGGCGGAGATCAATTCTCCAATTCGACGATGAAGTCGGAGGACGCCATCAACGGCAGTTAA